The following proteins are co-located in the Macaca thibetana thibetana isolate TM-01 chromosome 6, ASM2454274v1, whole genome shotgun sequence genome:
- the CSF2 gene encoding granulocyte-macrophage colony-stimulating factor — translation MWLQGLLLLGTVACSISAPARSPSPGTQPWEHVNAIQEARRLLNLSRDTAAEMNKTVEVVSEMFDLQEPSCLQTRLELYKQGLQGSLTKLKGPLTMMASHYKQHCPPTPETSCATQIITFQSFKENLKDFLLVIPFDCWEPVQE, via the exons ATGTGGCTGCAGGGCCTGCTGCTCTTGGGCACTGTGGCCTGCAGCATCTCTGCACCCGCCCGCTCACCCAGCCCCGGCACGCAGCCCTGGGAGCATGTGAATGCCATCCAGGAGGCCCGGCGTCTCCTGAACCTGAGTAGAGACACTGCTGCTGAGATG aATAAAACCGTAGAAGTCGTCTCAGAAATGTTTGACCTCCAG GAGCCGAGCTGCCTACAGACCCGACTGGAGCTGTACAAGCAGGGCCTGCAGGGCAGCCTCACCAAGCTCAAGGGCCCCTTGACCATGATGGCCAGCCACTACAAGCAGCACTGCCCTCCAACCCCG gaaacttccTGTGCAACCCAGATTATCACCTTCCAAAGTTTCAAAGAAAACCTGAAGGACTTTCTGCTTGTCATCCCCTTTGACTGCTGGGAGCCAGTCCAGGAGTAA